In Thermosphaera sp., the sequence ATGCTGATCTTAAAACCCCATAATCCCTTGAGAAAAGATTCAACACCTTTAACCAAACCAACAGAATATCCCCCCTCCAACACTATCAAACTCCTACTCTTGAGGTCTCTAATCAGTCTGCCGAGAACATAGTATGATGCCTCAGTTAATCTTAAATCGGCAAGACCATCATTGACGTAGGCGTCGAACCCTGCAGACACAACTAGTGCCTCCGGGTTATACTCCTCGAGAAGTTTTGAAACCATATTCAAGGTCTCAATGTAAACATCATCCCCTGTGAAAGGGCTGAAGACAAGGTTAGCTTTAAACCCATACCCCTCTCCCACTCCTATTTCAAACGGGTAGCCTGTATAAGGGTAAAGAGATCTGGGATGCTGATGGAGATCGATGTGGAGGATCTTATCGCGGTAGAAAATCTCCATGGTGCCGTTGCCGTGATGCACGTCGAAGTCTAATATCGCTATTCTACTAAACCCTCTATCTTTGAAGGCAAGAACAGCTGCTCCCGGATTATTCAGTAAGCAGAATCCTTGAGAAAAAGCCCTCATAGCCTTGCCAGCTATACCTGCATGATGACCCGGAGGTCTAGTAACGTAGAATACGATATCGTGGAGCTTGCTGGCTAAACCATAGCATGAACCAAAAGTTCTGTATGCCAGCTCTAATGAGTCATGGGCCAAATAAGTGTCTTCATCTATTATCGAGTACCTATTCCTGGACAACCTCTCCAAGTACTCTATGTATCCTTTGGCATGTATTCTGAAGGCAATTCTTCTGGCCTCTTCTAAGTTGACTTCTGGCCTCGAGTACTCGAAGTCAACTCGTATTTTTCTCAACAGCTCAATTATCTTTGCTACTCTCGCCGGGTTCTCCGGGTGTTTTTCAAGCGGTATATGCTTGTTTAACGATTCATTTTCGACAATGATTCTGACCAAGAGGCTTTCCTCTGATAAAGAAATATTTCAGCGAGAATAAAAGAGTCTTCTCCTATTTTTCCTAAGACGCGTAGTAAATGCCTTTATACAGGTGCTGGATTAATTCGTCCTTATTTATATTCTTAGGTAGTCTGACGATGGCTAGGTTGGGGTGGCCCGCTATGTCAAGTGCGATCCCTTCCCCTACAAGGAACTTAGCGATCCTGTACGCTCTACCATTAGAGGCTTTCAAGACGAGGAGCGAATAATCTCTATTGGTGTTTGCAAGCAATGCCACGGGCGATTTGAGGATCGAAGAGACCTTCGATGCTAGGGCAGTTACCCCTCTCTTCTTCCAAGCATTTCTCGCGTCGACAAACCTGAGATCACCTATCTTAACAGCCGCAACAGCTAGTTCCACCGCCTTATCACTAATCTCCTTATCCCTTTGCTGAATACTCGCTTTCACCTTCTCCCAGAGCTTCTCATCGAGAGGCATGGGGATCGGTGCCGGCGATGAAAGCCACTCAATGATCTTAACCCAAAGGTTCTCGTCCCTTTCGACAGTTAAAGCCTTAGAGAACATTTTCGTAAGCTCGAAGAGTTTTATGTAATTACTTGGAACCCTCTTGCCCATGTCCATGTACTCGACCACCTCTACGAAGCTTTTAAGTCTTTGATGAACAGAGATGCCCCTCGCCTGTAGCTCGCGATAGACAAGAGTTGAGGTAGGACTTTTATAGTCAACCAGAACCGTGTCGGCGACTTCTTCAATCTCCTTCAGTCTCTGAACACTCGTTATGTGATGGTCCACGTACATGATCTTTTTAACTCCAAAGTGTTCCTTAAGCATTCTACAAATGTTTTTTATAGTGTCATTGAATGGAAGGTCGAGAAAAACCACCAGGTCATAACTCCCGTTGATGCTTGTTAGGAAATACTTTATTCTATCGGGGTCCACAGGCGTCTTGTCGACAACTCCTTGGCATTCCAACGGATATTTGCCTAATTTCTCTTGCGAGTAAGATATTAAGGCTGTCGCCACTATTCCGTCGGCATCCCAGTCCCCCGCGGCTAGAATCCTGCAGACTCTGGTCATTTTGAACCACCAGTAAGCACTCTCCTAGTTAAACCTTACAGTTAAAACAGTGTTTTTATATGTATTCATTCAGATGAGTCTTGATCGCGATCGAGGAGATAGCTGAAGTTATAAGAAAACATGCAACCCAGGTAGTGAAGCCTGTTGTCGACGAAGACTCCCGCAGACCAGCGGAGGTGCAGGAAAAAGAAAACAACGTTAGGCTCCTCGTTGAGCCCGCGAAAGCATTGAAACGGTTCGAAAAAGCATCAGAGGTAAAACCCTACTTCAACCTCTACGCTCTAGATAGTAGTTCGAGAGCGTTAGATACTCCATACTTCTTCATAGCAATAGCCACGGGGACTTTAGTCAACAGGTTTACAGGGAAAACCATTGACTGCCCACCCGTATCCCTTCTTCAGGGAAGTCTTAAGGATTCATGTAGGTTTCTATCAGTCATTCCTAATTTCGAATCCAGCGTAGAATTCGAAGATAGATTCTCCAATTTATTGTTCACGAAAAACATCATCGGTGAAAAATACGATCACTCATACAACAAATACGTCTTGCTTGATGAGACACGATTGCTCGTCGAATCCCATCTATTGATTCAAGGTATGAGCAAGGGTCTTCTCGACGAATCTATCATCCTTATTGATGGCCCATTGATTTATCCTTCATTCTTTGAGTCATCGATATCAGGCCACACATCGAGGATTGACTCGTACAAGGCTAGCATAGAAGCTATTAATGAAGAGAGAGTTTCCGTTTGGAAAGATCTCCGCAAGAGGCGTTCGCGAGTAGTAGGTATAGTGAAGAGGCTCTACAGAAGCTACTACCTCAGCGCCTGCGACCCCCTCGAAATAGGCGTTTCAAACTTAAACGATGAGACTTATCTATCAGCAGTGTCAAGAAGGTTCTCGATCGAAGAAGGGTTGAAACCGTATCTTCTCGGCCCCTTGAAAATTGAATCAAAATTAAAAGAAGTCAAAGTCGAGAGAATAGCGTGGTACCTGGGAATACCTAGGCGAAGCTTCAGCTCTAGAACGCCTTTGACAAACTACACTCATTATAGAGTTGAGACTGTGGCGGATAGTGTTCTTGATGAAACGGTTCTCTTGCCAGTAATATATGACAGCTTGTCCACAGGCACTATTCTACCAATATCCATAATGATCGCCGATTACCGTGCAAGAAAATTGTCAAGCATAATCTCACATTATCTTGTATACTCGATGGGATTAGGGGAGGCAAGCGTTTATCAGTATTTATCTATTTAATGCGTTAGCTGATCAGATATCTAGGGGTTGGTCTTTGAATACGGATTTTATAAAATCCCTTGAAGACAGGCTTTCGGCAGCCGTTGAAATCGCGAAAAAATACGGCAGGGTTATTGGATTCGTCTCTAGAACAAGTCCCTCTAGAATAGATGAGGAAGGAGGTTTCGTCTATTTTGAGGTAGACCCCTTGGTCTACTTTAATGACTTCGCCGATATAGCTTCGGCCGGGAGTTATCTTGCGGTTGTTGATTTGAAAACCCTTCATTTAGTCAGCTTGAAGATAATTGCTGTGGAGAGACGGGACATTTTAGCAGAGTTAGACATGCCGGAGATGTACGTTTCAGTACCGACCACAGAGGTCTCTGGACTGCTAACTAAGACGAGAGTCAAGGCGAAGCCTCTACTATCCTATGATGTGACCCGTGATCTCGTGGTGTCAGCGGACTATGTCATAGAGCCTCAAAGCCCTGTTATAAAGTTGGAGAATACCCAGGCCATTCAGAAGGTGCTCGG encodes:
- a CDS encoding histone deacetylase family protein gives rise to the protein MVRIIVENESLNKHIPLEKHPENPARVAKIIELLRKIRVDFEYSRPEVNLEEARRIAFRIHAKGYIEYLERLSRNRYSIIDEDTYLAHDSLELAYRTFGSCYGLASKLHDIVFYVTRPPGHHAGIAGKAMRAFSQGFCLLNNPGAAVLAFKDRGFSRIAILDFDVHHGNGTMEIFYRDKILHIDLHQHPRSLYPYTGYPFEIGVGEGYGFKANLVFSPFTGDDVYIETLNMVSKLLEEYNPEALVVSAGFDAYVNDGLADLRLTEASYYVLGRLIRDLKSRSLIVLEGGYSVGLVKGVESFLKGLWGFKISINPSRSMYHANSREDLSVNEKTILKIKQKVLGKGIGIGEGSQV
- a CDS encoding DNA double-strand break repair nuclease NurA encodes the protein MIAIEEIAEVIRKHATQVVKPVVDEDSRRPAEVQEKENNVRLLVEPAKALKRFEKASEVKPYFNLYALDSSSRALDTPYFFIAIATGTLVNRFTGKTIDCPPVSLLQGSLKDSCRFLSVIPNFESSVEFEDRFSNLLFTKNIIGEKYDHSYNKYVLLDETRLLVESHLLIQGMSKGLLDESIILIDGPLIYPSFFESSISGHTSRIDSYKASIEAINEERVSVWKDLRKRRSRVVGIVKRLYRSYYLSACDPLEIGVSNLNDETYLSAVSRRFSIEEGLKPYLLGPLKIESKLKEVKVERIAWYLGIPRRSFSSRTPLTNYTHYRVETVADSVLDETVLLPVIYDSLSTGTILPISIMIADYRARKLSSIISHYLVYSMGLGEASVYQYLSI
- a CDS encoding phosphoesterase, which codes for MTRVCRILAAGDWDADGIVATALISYSQEKLGKYPLECQGVVDKTPVDPDRIKYFLTSINGSYDLVVFLDLPFNDTIKNICRMLKEHFGVKKIMYVDHHITSVQRLKEIEEVADTVLVDYKSPTSTLVYRELQARGISVHQRLKSFVEVVEYMDMGKRVPSNYIKLFELTKMFSKALTVERDENLWVKIIEWLSSPAPIPMPLDEKLWEKVKASIQQRDKEISDKAVELAVAAVKIGDLRFVDARNAWKKRGVTALASKVSSILKSPVALLANTNRDYSLLVLKASNGRAYRIAKFLVGEGIALDIAGHPNLAIVRLPKNINKDELIQHLYKGIYYAS